From the Capnocytophaga sp. oral taxon 878 genome, the window CAGAAACCAAGTCGTAACCGCTCTTGATAAGTGGAATATAGTTATCTACAAAGGTTTTGCTGGCGGTTACATCTACCGCGATAAGGTTCTCTAAGTGATTTTTATCTACAAAGGCTTGCAAAGTATCAAAGCTATAAGGAACGGCTTCTTTATCGAAGGCAGAACGCCAATTGTTGCCAATTCCTTTTGCATTGGTGAGCAGTTGTTGTGAATTGGCAATCGCAACAATGCGCAAACTGATGTTTTTGCGGTGGAGTATATTGTCGTGTGCAGCAATCACTTGGTCGATGAGAGTAGCTCCTACGGTACCTTTACCAAAGATTACCAAGTTGATACGGCGTGAAACCCCAAAGATTTCACCGTGAATTACGTTCAGTGCCTTGTGGAGTTTTTCGGTTTTAAGTACCAAACTCACGTTTCTACCCGTTACGGCATTGTTGATGAGCAAAGGAACGATTTGGTTTCGTATCAGTGCGTTATAAGGGTGGTGGAAGGTAGCAAGCGGTTGCCCTACAATAGAAATTACCGCTACATCTTCTACAATGCTCACACTGCTCACATCATTGGTATAGAAGTCGTGCGAGAATTCCTCGTCTATAGCAGCTTTGGCAAGTTTAGCATCTTTAGAAGCTACTACCAAGCCTACCCCGCGCTCGGATGATCCTTGTGAGATGATACTCACACTGATACCTTTCTGTGCTAAAGCTCTAAAGATACGTGCATCTACACCCACCTTGCCCAAGAGTCCGCGACCTTCCATCACGATAAGGGCGTTGTCTTTAATTACCGAAATCGATTTGATGCCCTCTTGCACGCTTTCTTGGTGAATGAGTGTGCCGGCGTCTTCACTGTTGAAAGTGTTTTTGATACGCAACGGAATGCCTTTTTCAATGAGTGGGATAATGGTTTTAGCGTGAAGTATAGAAGCTCCAAAGTTAGCTAATTCATTGGCTTCTTCGTAAGAAAGATGACGTATAATTTTGGCTTCGGGTACTAACTCAGGATTGGCAGTGAAGATACCATCAACGTGGGTATAGTTTTGCAGTTCGGAAGCGTTGAGATAGTTCGCCAAAAGTGCTGCCGAATAGTTACTGCCATTGCGCCCTAAGGTAGTAGTGTCGCCTTTTTCGGTGGAAGCGATAAAGCCTGTAACCACGACTACGTGATTAGAAGGGATAGTTGCAAAGCGGTCACGGGTGAGTTTTTCGGATACTGAGTTGATGATTTGTGCATTGCCTACCACAGCATCAGTTTTGAAGATTTCACGGCTATCTACAAAAGTACTTTCCAAGCCCTTGCGCTGGAGTAGTGCTGTTACAAGTTTAGCCGACATTAGTTCACCTTGTGCCAATACCAAATCTTTGGTTTTAGGGCTATAATCTTTGAGTAGTGAAACACCTTCAAGGAGTTTTTCGAGCAACTGAAATTCGGACTCAAACGACACACGAGGGTCATATTGTTGTTCGTCTTTCAGTTGTTGAAAGTCAGCAGTATAGTCCTCGCCCTTACTCGCTTTATCGAGCAAAGCCTCTAATTCATCGGTAGTGTTGCCTCGCGCTGAAACTACTACTGATAGAGGTTCCTTATGTGAAGTAATGATAATATCAATCACCTTTTCTATGCCATCATTAGCAAGTGATTTTCCACCAAATTTTAATATCTTCATCTTATGACAATTAACAATTAACAAATTCTTACCTCTTATCTCTTACCTAACAAACACTTTCTTTAAAAACTGTTCTAACTGTTTGTGTTCTATCAGGAAAGCATCGTGACCGTGTACGGAGTGGATTTCGTAATAGTCTACGGGTTTGCCCATTTCGCGCAGTTCAGTTACAGTATCGCGATTCTCTTGAGGTACAAAATACAGGTCGGAATCGGTGCTTACAATGGTAATGTGAGCAGTGATAGGTGCAACAGCCTCGGCAAAACTACCCCGTTCTTTTGAAATATCTATGGTTTTTACCAATTGGTTCATCAGTTTGTAGGCGGAGAGTGAGAAGCGTTTGTGCAGCTTGTCGCCGTGGTGTAAGAGCCACGTTTCTACATTGTACAACTGCAACGGAATGTTAGTAGTGCGCTCAAACTTCATTTTCAACGATTGAGGTGTGCGGTAACACAACATCGCGTGTAGGCGTGCATCGTGCAAGGGGTGTGTAGAGTTTTTGAGTATCTGCTCTTGCAAAAGGCAGTTGCCTATAATCCAGTCGGTTGCTTTCCAATCGGCAGCTACGATTACGAGTTCTTTGAAAAGGGTAGGGGCGAGGGCTGCCATTTCCCAAGCAATACCGCCACCTAACGAGCACCCTACAAGGGCAAACACTTCTTTGAGACCTAAATGCTCGGTGAGCCCTTTGTTGAAAATGCGCGCTACATCTATACCTGCCCAATGCTCATAGTTAGGAATCATATCTTCTTCGCGTGCTCCAAAACCATTGCCAGGTATATTAAAAGCTACTACTGTGTATTTAAGGGTATCTATCAACTTCCCTTCACCAATAGCTTCTTTCCACCAGCCGTTTTCACCCATTACTTGTGAATTGCCTGTGAAAGCGTGATTTACTACCACCACGGGCGCTTCTCCCAGCGGTAAGCCAAAACATTGGTAATATAACCTAAGTGAGGGAATGCGCACCCCATAAGAGGTGATGAAATTGTTTAATTGGAAACTAGAAATGTTAGGCATATTTATATTTAAAACACTTTTTGTAAGTGTTTTTTTGCGAAATAGTATTTTTTTCTTTTATTTATTGTGAGGATAGAAAATATTACTATAAAAATAGTATGTTTATCTTGTAAGTAATTTGTAAGATGCAAAAATAAGAGATTTTTTATTAATATACAAATAAATAAAGATGTTTATTCTGAAGACTGTTTTTTTAGCATTGTATTTATTTGTTCAATATAAGTAGTAAGTTCCTCTTTACCTGCCCTATTTTCAGCTGAAGTAATAAAATAAGGAGGGAACTCTTCCCATGATTTTAGAAGTATATCTTGATAAGACTTAATATTACGCTCTATCATTAAAGGTTTTAGTTTATCAGCTTTAGTAAACACAATAGCAAAAGGGATATTGTGTTCACCTAACCATTGCATAAAAGCAAGGTCAATTTTTTGAGGTTCATGTCTGATATCTACCAATACAAAAGCACATACTAACTGCGTACGTTGTTCAAAATACTGAGTAATAAACTGCTGAAATACTTTTTTAGTACTCTTTGAAACCCTTGCATAACCATATCCTGGTAAATCTACTAAAAACCAAGTGTTGTCAATTTTAAAATGATTGATAAGTTGTGTTTTGCCTGGTCGTGCTGAAGTCTTAGCTAAATTCTTTTGGTTAGTGAGCATATTGATAAGAGACGATTTTCCTACATTGGAACGCCCTATAAAAGCATATTCAGGTAAGAGTTCTTTAGGACACTTGCTTACCTGAGAATTGCTCATTACAAATTCAGCTTTTTTTATCACTTTTATTACTTGTCTAGATCCTTTTTGTTTCTAACCAATTGTTAAGTATCTTATTAAATTCTTGAGGGTGTTCCATCATAGGAGCATGTCCACATTTGTCAATCCAATGTAATTCAGCATTAGGTAGTAGTTCATAAAATTCTTCTGCTACTTTTGGAGGTGTTACGATATCATTCTTACCCCAAATGAGACAGATTGAGGTTTGCATCTTAGGTAAATCTTTAGCCATATTATTACGAATAGCACTCTTAGCTAAAGCTAAAGTTTTTATAAGTTTAGAACGATCTGAAATATTAGCAAATACTTCATCTACAATTTCTTTAGTAGCTACAGCAGGATCGTAAAATACTTCTTCACATTTCTTTTTTATAAAATCATAATCACCCCTACGTGGGTACCCATCACTCATTGCACTTTCATACAGTCCTGAACTACCAGTAAGTACTAATCCTAATACATCTTTAGGATATAATTTAGTGTATAACAGTCCTACGTGTCCACCAAGAGAGTTCCCTAAGAGAATTACTTTCTCAAACTTTTTGAACTTTACAAATTTTCGGATATATTTTGCCAATGTTTTTACTGAGGTAGTAAGTAAAGGCATAGAGAATAAAGGTAGTTCAGGTACTACTACTTTATACCTGTCTGAAAAAAAAGAAATCACCTCTTCAAAATTACTAAGCCCTCCCATTAAGCCATGTAGTATGATAATAGGAGTGCCCTCACCTTGCTCGATGTATGAATATTTACCTTCTTTTTTAACTTCTGTCGTCATTGGTTTTTAGCAAAATCTTCTTTTAAGTTACAAAAGTAATATTTTTATTTTTATTAACCAGCAAGAAAAGTAAAAATATTTTTTATTATTACAGTTAAGTGTTGATAATTAGATGGTTAAATTGTTTTTACATGTTGTGCTTTTTGAAAAAGCTAGAAAAATAATTAAGAAATACTTTTAGAGGAGAAAAATTTTTTTGAGTTTAGTTAATGCTTTCAAATATTTTACCTGGTAGCGGGCGTATAGCTCCTTTTAGTTCTAATTGAAATAGAAGATTAGAAAGCTCATATATAGGTATCTGGCAGCCTAAAGATAAGTTGTCCATACTTTGTTTCCCATTGTTTTTGAGGTATTTTAGAATGTTTTCTTCCTCTGTAGTGAGGCTTACAAAAAGCTCTTGTTGTATAGGTTGAGGTTTGGGACTCTCCCAATTTAGGTCGGTAATTAGCTGTTGTGCTGAGATTAGCAATTGAGCTTGACTATCATGTATAAGTTGATTACATCCAGCACTATTAATATCGTTGTATTTGCCAGGTAAAGCAAAAACTTGCCGA encodes:
- the thrA gene encoding bifunctional aspartate kinase/homoserine dehydrogenase I; amino-acid sequence: MKILKFGGKSLANDGIEKVIDIIITSHKEPLSVVVSARGNTTDELEALLDKASKGEDYTADFQQLKDEQQYDPRVSFESEFQLLEKLLEGVSLLKDYSPKTKDLVLAQGELMSAKLVTALLQRKGLESTFVDSREIFKTDAVVGNAQIINSVSEKLTRDRFATIPSNHVVVVTGFIASTEKGDTTTLGRNGSNYSAALLANYLNASELQNYTHVDGIFTANPELVPEAKIIRHLSYEEANELANFGASILHAKTIIPLIEKGIPLRIKNTFNSEDAGTLIHQESVQEGIKSISVIKDNALIVMEGRGLLGKVGVDARIFRALAQKGISVSIISQGSSERGVGLVVASKDAKLAKAAIDEEFSHDFYTNDVSSVSIVEDVAVISIVGQPLATFHHPYNALIRNQIVPLLINNAVTGRNVSLVLKTEKLHKALNVIHGEIFGVSRRINLVIFGKGTVGATLIDQVIAAHDNILHRKNISLRIVAIANSQQLLTNAKGIGNNWRSAFDKEAVPYSFDTLQAFVDKNHLENLIAVDVTASKTFVDNYIPLIKSGYDLVSANKIANTISFDFYQELRKTLKQHQKTYLYETNVGAGLPLIDTIRLLHHSGENITRIKGIFSGTLSYLFNTFSVENKPFSEVLQHAINSGYTEPDPREDLCGNDVGRKLLILARELDLGNEFTDVKIQNLIPEHLREVSVADFLQRLDEFNAPYQQIKEAQAPDHVLRYVGDLHGDLASTETVQLDVSLVSVPRNSALGQVKGADSIFEIYTESYGDNPIVIQGAGAGASVTARGVFGDILRLAEKSRF
- a CDS encoding alpha/beta fold hydrolase, yielding MPNISSFQLNNFITSYGVRIPSLRLYYQCFGLPLGEAPVVVVNHAFTGNSQVMGENGWWKEAIGEGKLIDTLKYTVVAFNIPGNGFGAREEDMIPNYEHWAGIDVARIFNKGLTEHLGLKEVFALVGCSLGGGIAWEMAALAPTLFKELVIVAADWKATDWIIGNCLLQEQILKNSTHPLHDARLHAMLCYRTPQSLKMKFERTTNIPLQLYNVETWLLHHGDKLHKRFSLSAYKLMNQLVKTIDISKERGSFAEAVAPITAHITIVSTDSDLYFVPQENRDTVTELREMGKPVDYYEIHSVHGHDAFLIEHKQLEQFLKKVFVR
- the yihA gene encoding ribosome biogenesis GTP-binding protein YihA/YsxC; this translates as MIKKAEFVMSNSQVSKCPKELLPEYAFIGRSNVGKSSLINMLTNQKNLAKTSARPGKTQLINHFKIDNTWFLVDLPGYGYARVSKSTKKVFQQFITQYFEQRTQLVCAFVLVDIRHEPQKIDLAFMQWLGEHNIPFAIVFTKADKLKPLMIERNIKSYQDILLKSWEEFPPYFITSAENRAGKEELTTYIEQINTMLKKQSSE
- a CDS encoding alpha/beta fold hydrolase; amino-acid sequence: MTTEVKKEGKYSYIEQGEGTPIIILHGLMGGLSNFEEVISFFSDRYKVVVPELPLFSMPLLTTSVKTLAKYIRKFVKFKKFEKVILLGNSLGGHVGLLYTKLYPKDVLGLVLTGSSGLYESAMSDGYPRRGDYDFIKKKCEEVFYDPAVATKEIVDEVFANISDRSKLIKTLALAKSAIRNNMAKDLPKMQTSICLIWGKNDIVTPPKVAEEFYELLPNAELHWIDKCGHAPMMEHPQEFNKILNNWLETKRI